TCGACGAGTCGAAAACCAACGTCCATACAGAGGAACGCGAGGCTGATCACAAACATATACGCGACACTTGTTGCCATCGCGAGGTTGTTCGAGGCGTTGATGATCTCGTAGCCGACGCCGGGGGCGCCGAACAGCTCAGCGCCCACGACGATCATCCAGCACCGGCCGATGCTCGTTCGGAATCCCGTCAACACTTGGGGCGCGGCGCTGGGAAGCGCGACGAGTTTCAGCATTGAGAAACTGCGTTCCACACCGAGCGTCGACGCGGCGTCGGTCAGGTCGCTCGAAACCCCTTCCACACCACCGTAGGCGCCGTAGAAGTTGATCCAGAACGCGCCGACGAAGACGATGAACGCCGCGCCGGTGTGATGGATGCCGAACCAGACGATGGCGAAGACGACCCACGCGAGCGGCGGAACCGGCCGCAGTATCCGGGCGAGTGGCCGCAACCAGTCGTCAAGTGCACCGTTCCAGCCCATCGAAAGGCCGAGACTGATGCCACAGAGAGCGCCGAGGAGGAGCCCCGGCACGTAGTGGAACAGCGTCTGTGCGAGGTGTGCGAAGCCAGTCGGGAGTACAAGACTTGCCCCCAAGATGGGGACGACAATCGCAGTCGAAGTTGTGAACAGGTCGACGAAGGCATATGCCGACTCGAGGGGCCCCGGGACCAGATACGTGGGCTGGGTCGTCACTGCGCCGACCCACCACACGATGAGGAACGCAAGGAGTCCGCCCAGGCCGCGCAGATACCGCTGCAGGTCTCCCCCGAAGCTGCCGGCAAAGATGGTGTCGGACCGGGTGTTAGTACGCGTGCTCATTTCTGGCTGGCGTCGTAAGATTCGAACGCGAACAGGGTCTCGGTCGCAATCGGTTCCTCGATGTTGCCGGCGTTCGAGGCGAACTCGCCCATCGTCGCGGCCTGTTTGCTGACCGCGTGCGGGTTCGAGATGAACTCGGACGCCTTCGAGTCCATGGCAGCCGTCGCGAGGTCCTCGCTCACACCGGATCCGATTACGGACGCGGCGTGGGCTGCGGCTGTATCCGGCGAGGATTCGATGAACTCGGTCGCGGCTACGTGTTGTTCGACCAGTGCTTGTGTGACCTCACTGTCGTCGAGCACCTGCTGGTTCGCGAACAGCACCGTCACCGGGTGGTTCTCCAAGATGCTCCCGGACCAAGCGAGTTCGCTGAAGCCGTCCTCTCGGTCGATGATGGTTGCGAACGGTTCCTGGATGATCGTCGCGTCGATGTCACCGGCCCGGATCGTCTGGACCGCCTTCGCCGGCGGGACCTTTGACTTGTTGACGACTGACTCCATCTTACCGACTGCGAGATCATCCTGAAGCCAGTACCGGAGGACGATATCAGGAACACTTCCGTCCGGTGGGGCACCGATCTGGACCTTCCGACCATGCTCTTGTTCGAAGTGCTCGAACGCGGCCGCCCCCTCCTGTTCGTAGAGATCGGCGAGTTCGGTCGTCCCCACGATCTTGAAACCATTTCTCGAGTTTGCTGCGAGGATACCGGCGTCGGTGCCTTTGTCCACGAGGAGCATCGCAGGCGAGATTCCAAAGAGTGCAACGTCGACGTCCCCGTTCGCGAACGCCTTGACGACGCTGGGTCCGGAACTGAACCGATCTATTGTGACATCTGCTGGAACGTCCTCG
The Haloarcula sp. CBA1129 genome window above contains:
- a CDS encoding ABC transporter substrate-binding protein, producing MTHTSRRKLLQKASTTTVAAVGIAGCLGRGSDPLDSVTIAYVPIYPNMQHYVMEQEGYYEDVPADVTIDRFSSGPSVVKAFANGDVDVALFGISPAMLLVDKGTDAGILAANSRNGFKIVGTTELADLYEQEGAAAFEHFEQEHGRKVQIGAPPDGSVPDIVLRYWLQDDLAVGKMESVVNKSKVPPAKAVQTIRAGDIDATIIQEPFATIIDREDGFSELAWSGSILENHPVTVLFANQQVLDDSEVTQALVEQHVAATEFIESSPDTAAAHAASVIGSGVSEDLATAAMDSKASEFISNPHAVSKQAATMGEFASNAGNIEEPIATETLFAFESYDASQK
- a CDS encoding ABC transporter permease; this translates as MSTRTNTRSDTIFAGSFGGDLQRYLRGLGGLLAFLIVWWVGAVTTQPTYLVPGPLESAYAFVDLFTTSTAIVVPILGASLVLPTGFAHLAQTLFHYVPGLLLGALCGISLGLSMGWNGALDDWLRPLARILRPVPPLAWVVFAIVWFGIHHTGAAFIVFVGAFWINFYGAYGGVEGVSSDLTDAASTLGVERSFSMLKLVALPSAAPQVLTGFRTSIGRCWMIVVGAELFGAPGVGYEIINASNNLAMATSVAYMFVISLAFLCMDVGFRLVERRVLAWR